A single Corynebacterium stationis DNA region contains:
- a CDS encoding anthranilate synthase component II: protein MSTVETKPKVLLLDNHDSFVYNLVDALSGYDTVVMRNTVTVTEILDESPDLIVLSPGPGHPTDAGCMMELIDTVLGKIPLLGICLGFQALLEYHGGKVAPCGPVHGSTDTMVLTGEGAQHPVFHGLTTDVEPDQPDYVGTQVPIARYHSLGCTQLPEGLRALGYIDDIVMAAETTDGTALGLQFHPESVLTPTGPVMLERCVEQLASKSVL, encoded by the coding sequence ATGAGCACTGTAGAAACCAAACCGAAGGTTTTACTTCTCGATAATCACGATTCTTTCGTTTATAACCTTGTCGATGCTCTTTCTGGCTATGACACCGTGGTTATGCGCAATACCGTCACAGTGACGGAAATCCTCGATGAGTCCCCTGACCTGATTGTGCTCTCCCCAGGACCCGGACACCCCACTGATGCCGGCTGCATGATGGAACTCATCGACACCGTCTTGGGCAAGATCCCACTGCTGGGCATATGCCTCGGTTTCCAGGCGCTCTTGGAATACCACGGTGGAAAGGTCGCACCGTGCGGACCCGTCCACGGTTCTACCGACACCATGGTTCTCACCGGTGAGGGAGCGCAGCACCCCGTTTTCCACGGACTGACTACCGACGTGGAACCAGACCAACCCGATTACGTAGGCACCCAGGTTCCGATTGCGCGTTATCACTCCCTGGGTTGCACGCAGTTGCCAGAGGGCTTGCGCGCATTGGGCTATATCGATGACATCGTGATGGCCGCCGAAACCACTGACGGCACCGCACTAGGCCTGCAGTTCCACCCAGAATCCGTGCTCACGCCAACAGGTCCCGTCATGTTAGAGCGTTGTGTGGAGCAGTTGGCATCGAAAAGCGTGCTCTAA